In the genome of Catharus ustulatus isolate bCatUst1 chromosome 32, bCatUst1.pri.v2, whole genome shotgun sequence, the window accagCAGCCCCGGGATCAAGTCCcccatcaccatcatcaccacCAAGGTGATGACCTCGGGCACCGGCACCCCCGCCAAGATCATCACGGCTGTCCCCAAGCTGGGCGGGGGACACGGCCAGCAGGGCGTCACCcaggtggggacacacctgggacacacctgggacacacctgggatagctggggacagctgggacacacctggggacacacctggggacagctgggacataCCTGGGACAgctgagatacacctgggacacagctgggatgttggggacacacctgggacacacctgggacacctgggacagctggggcacacctggggacacagctggggacatctggggacacacctgggacacacctggggacagctgggacagctggggacacacctgggataactggggacacacctgggacacacctggggacacagctgggataactggggacagctgggacacagctggggacacacctgggacaactgggacacagctggggcagctgggacactggggacacatctggggaTACACTTGGAGCATTGGGTCacacaggggtttggggacattggggacatcggggtGGGGACATTGGTGACACCAGGatggggtcacacaggggtttggggacaccggggacaccagggtttggggacattggggacaccggggtggggtcacacaggggtttggggacagcagggtggggtCACACAGGAgttggtgacactggtgacaccgGGGTGGGGTCACACAGAGTTTGGGGACACCGGggcagggtcacacaggggttggtgacaccgaggcagggtcacacaggggtcacacaggggttggtgacactggggacactggggtttggggacattggggacactggggtggggtcacacaggggtcacacagggttTGGTGACATTGGTGACACCGCTGGGTTCCACCAAGAGGTCCCCACCCCGAGGGTCCCGCGGTGCCAtcgctgtccccaatgtccccaacgctgtcccctgtccccaggtggtGCTGAAGGGCGCCCCAGGACAGCCGGGGACCATCCTGCGGACGGTGCCCATGGGCGGGGTCCGGCTGGTCACTCCTGTCACCGTCTCGGCCGTCAAACCCACGGTGACCACGCTGGTGGTCAAGGGCACCACTGGTGAGTGGGGGcaggggtcactctggggtcagGGGTCATCTCTGGGGTCAAGGGTCACTCTGGGTCACTGAGGTGACCACGCTGGTGGTCAAGGGCACCACCGGTGAGTGGGGGCAGGGGTCATCctgggggtcaggggtcaccTCTGAGGTCaagggtcactctgggggtcaggggtcactctggggttaGGGGTCACCTCTGGGGTCATTGGAGTGACCACTCTGGGGGTCAAGGGTCACCTCTGGGTCACTGAGGTGACCACTCAGGTCATTGAGTCACCTCTGGGTCATTGGAGTGACCACACTGGTGGTCAAGGTCACCACTGGTGAgtggggtcactctggggtcactctggggtcattGGGTCACCTCTGGGCCACTGAGGTGACCACCCTGGTGGTCAGGAGTCAGTTCTGGGTCACTGAGGTGACCACTCTGGTGGTCAAGGGCATCACCAGTGAGTGGAGGGAGGGcgtggggtcactggggtcattGAGGTGGTCACTGGGGAGGTCACTTGTGGTCAAAGGTCACCTCTGGGTCATTGGGGTGACATCTCTGGTGGTCAGGAGTCGGCTCTGGGCCACTGGGGTGGTCACTTGTGGTCAAGGGTCACCTCTGGGTCATTGGAGTGACCACTCTGGGGGTCAAAGGTCACCTCTGGGTCACTGAGGTGACCACTCTGGGAGTCAAAGGTCACCTCTGGGTCACTGAGGTGACCACCCTGGTGGTCAAGGTCACCACTGGTGAGTGGGAGAGGTCACTGGGGTGACCATGGGGTCATTGAGGTGGTCACTCGGGTGGTCACTTGTGGTCAGAGGTCATCTCTGGGTCACTGTGGTGACCACCCTGGTGGTCAAGGGCATCACCAGTGAgtggggtcactctggggtcactctggggtcattGGGTCACCTCTGGCTCACTGTGGTGACCACCCTGGTGGCCAAGGTCACCACTGGTCACTGGGGGGGTTCTTGGAGGGGTCACTGGGTCACCCAGGGGTCATCTGTGGGTCACTGAGGTGGTCACTTGTGGTCAAGGGCATCGCTGGTGAGGGGGAGGGGGGTCACTTTGAGGTCATTTGGTcactttggggtcactctggggtcactcccCGGGGCGGTCACTCACTGCCCTCGTGTCCCTCACAGGTGTGACCACGCTGGGGacggtgacagggacagtgtccaCCAGCCTGGCCGGGGGCGCCGGTGGCCACAGCGCCACGGCCTCGCTGGCCACGCCCATCACCACCCTGGGGACAATCGCCACCCTGTCCAGCCAGGTCCTGAACCCTGCGGCCATCACGGCCACCGCGGCCGGGGGcggcctggggacacccacCATCACCATGcaggtgaggggacatggggacagtggggacattgggaacatggggacatggggacaccgaCCATCACCATGcaggtgaggggacattggggacggaggggacactggggacattggggacagcgaCCATCACCATGcaggtgaggggacatggggacattggggacagaggggacattagggacactggggacacaggacactgACCATCACTgtgcaggtgaggggacacaggggacactggggacatggggacactggggacattggggacaccgaCCATCACCATGcaggtgaggggacattggggacagaggggacatgggggacatggggacagaggggacactggggacactggggacacccaccATCACCATGcaggtgaggggacatggggacattggggacactggggacattggggacacaggacactgACCATTACCATCcaggtgaggggacattggggacactggggacactgaccATCACCATGcaggtgaggggacatgggggacattgggacacTGAGtacagaggggacactggggacatggggacagaggggacacaggacaccAACCATCACCAtgcaggtgaggggacacagggacatggggacattggggacatggggacactggggacagaggggacatggggacacaggggacactggggacagagggacagaggggacattggggacacaggacagtgACCATCACCATGCAGGTgaagggacattggggacagaggggacactggacACTGACCATCACCATGCAGTTGAGGGGACATTGGAGACATTGGGACACTGAcaacagaggggacactggggacagagggaacattggggacactggggacattggtgACACAGGACACTGACCATCACCATacaggtgaggggacatggggacggaggggacattggggacatggggacattaggacactggggacacccaccATCACCATGcaggtgaggggacatggggacactggggacatggggacacaggacagtgACCATCACCCTTCAGATGAgtggacactggggacagaggggacactaGGGACATTTAGGGGACAATTACCATCACCATGTGGATGAGTGGACACtgaggacagaggggacactggggacattcaGTCCCCAAATGTGACAATGACGAGCGGGGAGGACACAGCCATTCGCGGTGTCACACAGGGGAGATGACCCCCATGTGaccccagggaggggacactatgtgtccagcagtgtcccctgacccccctggggacacagccggTGTCCCAGCCCACGCAGGTCACCCTGATCACCACGCCCAGCGGGGTGGAGGCCCAGCCCGTCCACGACCTCCCCGTGTCCATCCTGGCGTCCCCAACGGCCGAGGGTCCCCCCGCGGCCACCTCGGCCGGTGTCACCCTGAGCGAGGCCACCCCGGCCGAGGCCACCGCGGGGACCGTCACCCTGGTGTGCTCCAACCCCCCCTGCGAGACCCACGAGACGGGGACAACCAACACGGCCACCACCAGCCTGGTGGCCACcgtggggacaggagggggacagcagcagctgcagctgctctgcgAGGACACGGGCGGGGGGACAGCGCTGCCACCGCCCCCCCGGGCCTGCTCCAACCCCCCCTGCGAGACCCACGACACCGGGACCACCAACACGGCCACCACGGCTGCGGGGACGGCGCgcttggggacaccgggggggcCGCCCTGTCCCACGCAGCAGACGGTGGCCACGGGGACCACGATGACGGCGCGGCTGtgcccgccccccgccgccgtCCCCGagggtggtggcactgctggtggCACGTGCCAAACGCAGGAGGTCACCTCCCCCCCGTGCCAAACGCCCTGGGGGCAGCCTGAGGTGGGGACGGCCACCAACGTGGTCACTGCGGCCACCACCGGGAGCTGTGAGACGCCCGTGGGGACGCGGCTGTGCTCGAACCCGCCCTGTGAGACCCACGAGACGGGGACAACCAacacggtgacagtgacagggtcACAGCTGTGCTCCAACCCGCCCTGTGAGACCCATGAGACGGGGACAACCAacacggtgacagtgacagggtcACAGCTGTGCTCGAATCCGCCCTGTGAGACCCACGAGACGGGGACAACCAacacggtgacagtgacagggtcACAGTTCTGCTCGAATCCGCCCTGTGAGACCCACGAGACGGGGACAACCAacacggtgacagtgacagggtcACAGCTGTGCTCCAACCCTCCATGTGAGACCCACGAGACGGGGACAACCAacacggtgacagtgacagggtcACAGTTCTGCTCTAACCCTCCATGTGAGACCCACGAGACGGGGACAACCAacacggtgacagtgacagggtcACAGTTCTGCTCCAACCCGCCCTGTGAGACCCATGAAACGGGGACAACCAACACGGTGACAATGACAGCAGCGAGGCCACCCTGCTCTAACCCTCCGTGTGAGACCCACGAGACAGGGACAACCAACACGGTGACAACAACAGCGCCAAGGCCACCCTGCTCCAACCCTCCATGTGAGACCCACGAGACGGGGACAACCAACACGGTGACAACGACGGGGACACGATTCTGCTCCAACCCCCCCTGTGAGACCCACGAAACGGGGACAACCAACACGGCCACCACCACCACGGCCACCTCAGAGTCGGGGACGTCGGTGCCACCACCTCGAGGTGTCCCCCCCTGCTCCAACCCCCCCTGCGAGACCCACGAGACGGGGACGACCAACACGGTGACAATGACATCGTCACAGCTGTGCTCCAACCCCCCCTGCGAGACCCACGAGACGGGGACAACCAACACGGCCACCACGGCCACCGCGGGGTCCCGGCAGGGTGACACCACCACGGCCACCAGCGCTGCCACCacctctgctgccaccaccaccaccacggGGGGGTCCCCGCCTTGTGCCACCCCCCCCTGCGAGCCCGAGCCCGgggccaccagcacagccaccaccacCGCGGggtccccaccctgccagggccaccagagCGGTGCCACCAGCAGCGAGGGGGTGACACCGCCCCCGCCCTGTGCCACCAGCGCCACCAGCCCCCCCCGAGCCTGCTCCAACCCCCCCTGTGAGACCCACGAGACGGGGACAACAGCCACGGCCACCACGGTCACCGCCAGCATGGGTGCCAGCCAAGGTGAccccccacactgtccccaaactgtcccctCACCCTTCCCTTGTGTGGTCACCTCGCTGACCGCTCCTGGTtgtccccacagagccccccccgCCGGCTGCCAAcgggcagggggagggggaggcgCCCCCCGCTGAGGGTGGGggtccccctgtgccccccgggacccccagccccggccccagcgGCGccgggaccccccagccccgcgcgGTCACCACGGTCACTCAGTCCACGCCAGCGCCGGGGCCGGCCGTGCCGGTGagagggggtggggacactggggggggggttggggacagtggggggggcttggggatactgggaggagGGTTGGGGGACAAAGGAAATGagtttggggacagtgggaagggtctggggacagtgggagggggtttggggatactgggaggagggttggggacactgctgggagggGGTTTGAGGACAGGGGAAATGAGTTTGGTGGCAGTGAAAATTTATTTGGGGATgctgggaggggtctggggacactgggaggggggttggggacagtgggagggggttggggacatgggtggggggttggggacactgggagggggtttggggacactgggagggggttggggacagtgggagggggttggggacactgggaggggtctggggacactgggaggggtctggtgacactgggcagggtctggggacactgggcagggtctggtgacactgggaggggtctggggacactgggaggggtctggggacactgggcagggtctggtgacactgggacggtttggggacactgggcagggtctggagacactgggcagggtttggtgacactgggcagggtctggggacactgggcagggtctggggacactgggcagggtctggggacactgggcagggtttggtgacactgggaggggtctggggacactgggcagggtctggtgacactgggaggggtctggggacactgggcgGGCTCTGGTGACAGTGGGTGAgatctggggacactgggcagggTCTGGTGACAGTGGGTGAgatgtggggacactgggcagggtctggtgacactgggaggggtctggggacagtgggtgagatttggggacactgggcagggTCTGggcccccccagaccccattttGACCTCTgtccccccctctccccccagaCCATCTCCTCGCTGACCgaatcccccccagcccccccagagacccctcccagcaccgctcccaccccccctggagacccccacccacccccagccccctccccagccccagccccggccccctcccctcccggcCCCGAGGCGGCCGCGGCCGAGCCCGGGGGGGGCTCCCCGGAGCCGCTGGCCGTGGTGGTGCTGCCCCCGCCcgggggggatggggggggtcccgaggggcTGGCGCTGCCCCCCGAGCTGCTGGCCGAGGCTGGGGGCGCGGGGGGACCCCCGGGACTGACCCCCGAGGAGCTGGCGGTCACCGCGGCAgccgaggcggcggcggcggctgcggccaGCGAGGAGGCGCAGGCCCAGGCTCTGGCCATCCAGGCCGTGCTGCAGGCGGCCCAGCAGGCCGTCATGGGTCagtttgggggggtctgaggggatttaggggttcctgggggggtttggggttggttttgggggtctgggggtcacTCCAGGCCCAGCTCTGGCCATCCAGGCCGTGCTGCAGGCGGCGCAGCAGGCGGTCATGGGTCAGTTTGGGGGGGTCATGGGTCAGTCTGGGGGGGTCATGGGTCAGTctgggggggttctgaggggatttggggggtctgggggggtttgtggggtctgggggtcaccccaatcccagctctggccatCCAGGCCGTGCTGCAGGTGGCGCAGCAGGCAGTCATGGGTCAGTTTGGGGGGGTCATGGGTCAGTCTGGGGGGCtcctgagggggtctgggggtggttttgggggtgttgGTCCCATGGTGGtcaccccaatcccagctctggccatCCAGGCCGTGCTACAGGTGGCGCAGCAGGTGGTCATGGGTCAgtctgggggggattgggggagtTTGAGGGGTCAGGGGGTCACCCCAAGGCCAGCTCTGGCCATCCAGGCCGTGCTGCAGGTGGTCATGGGTCAGTCTGGGGGGGTCATGGGTCagtctgggggggtttggggttggttttgggggtcctggaggggtctggagttggttttgggggtgttgGTGCCATGGTGGTCACCCCAGGTCCAGGCTCTGGCCATCCAGGCCGTGCTGCAGGCGGCCCAGCAGGTGGTCATGGGTCAgtctgggggggattgggggagtttggggggtcgGGGGGTGACCCCAGGCCCAGGCTCTGGCCATCCAGGCCGTGCTGCAGGCGGTCATGGGTCAGTCtgttggggatttggggtgtttggggggtcctgggggttgttttgggggtgttGGTGCCATGGTGGTCACCCCAATCCTGGCTCTGGCCATCCAGGCCGTGCTGCAGGCGGCCCAGCAGGCGGTCATGGGTcagtttgggggggtctggggggctttggggggtctgggggtcacTCCAAGGCCAGCTCTGGCCATCCAGGCCGTGCTGCAGGCAGTCATGGGTCAGtctggggggggtctggggggtctgggggtttggggggtcttggTCCCATGGTGGTCACCCCAGGCCCTGGCCATCCATTTGTGCTGACCTTTAACCCCATGGGATGGATTCTGGGCTGACCTTTGCCCTCCCAGGCCAAATTCTGGGCTGACCTTTGACCTCCCCAGGCAGAATTTGGGGCTGACCTTTGACCTCCCCAGGCAGAATTCTAGGCTGACCTTTGACCCCCCCAAGCAGAATTCTAGGCTGACCCTTTAACCCCATGGGATGGATTCTGGGCTGACCTTTGAACCCCCCCAGGCAGAATTTTGGGCTGACCTTTGACCCCCAGGGTGGATTTTAGGCTGATCATTGACCCCtcagggtgaattttggggtgacctTTGACCCCATGAGATGGATTCTGGACTGACCTTTGACCCCAGACAGAATTGTGGCTGACCATTTGACCCCCCGGGGTGAATTTTAGGCTGACCTTTGACCCCAGGCAGAATTTTGGGCTGACCCCACGGGAGGGATTCTGGGCTGACCTTTAACCCCATTGTGTGAATTTTGTGCTGACCTTTGACCCCCGGGGTGGATTTTAGGCTGACCTTTAACCCCATGGTGTGAATTTTGAGCTGACCTTtgacccccaccccaaactctcactgacccctccccctccccacaggcaCCTCGGAGCCCCTGGAGCCCGGCGAGCCCGGGGGGGGCCCCCCGGAGCTGGGGGCGGCCCTGGGGGTCTcggagggggcggggggcgcggggggggctctgcccctggTGCTGACCCAGCAGGAACTGGCGGCGCTGgttcagcaccagcagcacctggccgagaccggcaccgccccccccGCCACCCCCCCGGCTGCCCCCGCCCCTAccccggctccccccgcccccagcAGCGCCGCCCCCCCCCCAAGCGgccgcgccccctccccatttacCCACCGAGGCTCTGGCCCCGGCCGACAGCCTCAACGACCCCGCGGGGGACAGCAacgggctgggggagctggggggagcCCCCCCGGCTGGGCTGCTGATCCCCCCCGGGGACGGTGAGACACGgggggggcacctggggggaggggggtattctggggaggggggtgggaCACCTTCTAGGGGGGGTGGGGTAACCTGGGGAGGGGGTCTGGGACACCTTAGTGGGAGTGGGGTAACTTGGGGGGGGGTGGGACACCTTCTGGGGGGGTGGGGTaacctggggagggggtgggacACCTTCTGTGGGGGGTGGGATAccttggggagggggtttgggacaCCCTGGTGGGGGGTGGGGTACCCTGGGGGGTGGTTGGACCCTTTCTTGGGGGGGTGGGAtatgctggggaggggaggtgggaCACCCTGGGGGGCACCTTGGGGGGCATTGGGACCCCTTGGGTGGGGGTGGAATATCTTGGGGAGGGAGTTTGGGACACCCTGGGGGGGTGGGATCCCttctgggaggatgggacactttggggagggggtttgtgACACCCTGGGGAGGGTGGGGTACCcaggggagggggtttgggacaCCTTAGGGGGGTGTGTGATACCCTAGGTGGGGGGTGGGACACCTTCTGGAGGGGGTGGGATaccctggggaggggggttgGGACACCTtggggggcacctgggggggtttggggcaccTTGAGGGGCATTGGGACCCCTTGGGTGGGGGTGGGATAccttggggagggggtttgggacaCCTTAGTGGGGGGTGAGGGTACCCTGGGGGGTGGTGGGACCCCTTCTGGGGGGGATGGGATACCCTTGGGGGCACCTGGAGGGGGTCTGGGACACCTTAGTGGGGGGTGGGATACCttgggggggctgggacaccttctAGGGGAGGTGGGATAtcttggggagggggtttgggacaCCCTGGGGGGGTGGGATCCCTTCTAGAAGGGTGGGGTaccctggggaggggggttgGGACACCTTGGGTGGGGGTGGGATACCTTGGGGAGGGGGAGTTAGGACCCTTTGGGGGGGTGGGATACTTTGGGGGGGGTTAGGACCCTTTGGGGGGCACCTGGAGGGGTTTAGGACACCTTAGGGGGGGTGGGATATCCTGGGGTGGGGGGTTTGGACCCCTTCTGGGAGGATGGGATAccttggggagggggtttgggacaCCCTGGGGGGGCAACCATGGCAAGgggggggcacctgggggggatttgggaccCCTTGGGGTGGGGTTGGAGCCCTTTGGGGGCACCTGAGGGGGGTGGGGGTACCCTGGGGGGGGTGGGACACCTTCTGTGGGGGGTGGGATATCTTGGGGAGGGGGAGTTAGGACCGTTTGGGGGGGTGTGATACCCTGGGGGGTGTTTGGGACCCCTtggggggcacctgggggggttttgggacaCCTTAGGCAGGTTGGGGACCCCCGGGGGGGCACCCACATAAAGGGGGGGCACCCATGGGAAGGTTTGAGACCCCTCGGGTGACACCCACAGGGTTGGTTCAAAACCCTCACACTGTGTTGAGTGAAGAAATTCTGGGAGGGGAGGATGCTTtaaatccccctccccaatttctgtgcccccccccccccaggcCTGGCCCCCTCCAGCGCCTTCGTggccccccccggccccgcggtcgcccccagccccgccaaGCTGCAGGCGGCCGCGGCTCTGGCCGAGGTGGCCAACGGCATCGAGAGCACCCCCGTGGTGAGTGGGggggagagaccccagacccaaaccaGAGCCAGCCtagagcccccagacccaaaccagagccagcccagagcaaccccagagctcccagacccagctcagagcaccccagagcccccagagccagcccagagcacccccagacccaaaccagagccagcccagagaccccagagccagcccagagcacccccagagcccccagacccaaaccagagccagcccagagcaaccccagagaccccagacccagcccagacccaacccagagcccacccagagcccccagacccagcccagagACCCGagacccagcccagagcacccccagggaccccagacccaaaccagagcatccccagagcccccagacccagcccagaACAccctcagagaccccagacccagcccagagcaccctcagagaccccagacccagcccagacccagcccagaacccccccaggcccagctcagagcaccccagagaccccagagcacccccagacccagcccagagcacccccagagcccccagacccagcccagagcacccccagagaccccagaaccagcccagacccagcccagaacccccccagacccagcccagagcacccccagagcccccaggcccagctcagagcaccccagagaccccagagcacccccagacccagcccagagcccacccagagcacccccagagcccccagacccagcccagagcacccccagagaccccagaaccagcccagagaccccagacccaacccagagcacccccagacccagcccagagaccccagacccagcccagaacccccagacccagcccagagcccccccagagaccccagacccagcccagagaccccagacccagcccagagcacccccagacccagcccagagcacccccagagaccccagacccagccAAGAGCCCTcccagacccagcccagaccacccccagacccagcccagagTGACCCAAAACCTGgaaattcctccccaaaatcccaccctgaatAATGGCAGAATTCCTcacaaatccacccaaaattccccaaaattcacccaaaattcacccaaaaatccaccaaaattcATCCCCAAATCATCTCCAAAATCCtctaaacctcccccaaaatccccttgaAATTCCTGTAAAAATCTCCCAATTCCTCTGAAAATTCCCCCAAtttccctccaaaaaatcccccagctctcccctgaaataccccaaatttcccccccaaaaaaattccctcatttcacccaaaatttccctgaaGTCCCCCCaacatccccccaaaaatcccccaatttccctccaaaaatcctccaaaagTTCCCCAATTTCTCCCACCATTcctcccccaattttccccaaaaaattttcacatttcccccaaaatttccccaaaaatcccatcattccccccccaaaaaactctctcatttcccccaaaatttccccaaaaatcccatcatttccccccccaaaaattctctcattttccccaaaatttccctaaaaatcccatcatttcccccccccaaaaattctcacatttcccccaaaatttccccaaaaatcccatcattccccctcaaaatccccccaatttccccccaaaaattctcacattttccccaaaattaccccaaaatccccccaatttcccccccaaaaaatccaaaaaaattccccaactTGCAAAATCCCTGAATTTCCTCCCAAAATGCCCAAATTTCCCCGATTTTGCAGAAGCCGGAGCCGGGGGCGCCGCCCAAGGCGCTGCCCAAGAAGGAAAATCAATGGTTCGATGTCGGGGTCATCAAGGGCACCACCATGATGGTCACTCACTACTTCCTGCCCCCTGAGGACGGGCCTGTCCCCGATGTGagtgaccctggggacactggggacaccatggggacactggggacaccatggagatggacactggggatggacactgggacaggatCAGGGATTCGATGTCGGGGTCATCAAGGGCACCACCATGATGGTCACTCACTACTTCCTGCCCCCTGAGGACGGGCCTGTCCCCGATgtgagtgacactggggacactggggacactggggacactgggaatggacactggggacaagg includes:
- the HCFC1 gene encoding host cell factor 1 produces the protein MAGLGGGGSPPRAPPGPPSLQPRWKRVVGWAGPVPRPRHGHRAVAIKELIVVFGGGNEGIVDELHVYNTATNQWFIPAVRGDIPPGCAAYGFVCDGTRLLVFGGMVEYGKYSNDLYELQASRWEWKRLKAKTPKNGPPPCPRLGHSFSLVGNKCYLFGGLANDSEDPKNNIPRYLNDLYVLELRPGSGVLAWDIPITYGVLPPPRESHTAVVYTERDGRRSRLVIYGGMSGCRLGDLWTLDIETLTWNKPSLSGVAPLPRSLHSATTIGNKMYVFGGWVPLVMDDVKVATHEKEWKCTNTLACLNLDSMAWEPLVLETLEDNVPRARAGHCAVAIATRLYIWSGRDGYRKAWNNQVCCKDLWYLETERPPAPGRVQLVRANTTSLEVSWGAVPTADSYLLQLQKYELPAAPAPPPVPSVPANPPKSPAPAAPAPPPAPPGALPQLGGVGLTLLSPGPAAPQNPPGAAAAAAGVTPGGTAGVLPATAGGATAAAATGAGTAGRAPGVPAVLKVTGPPAATAGPPLVTVRSAGPGKAPVTVTSLPAGVRMVVPTQSPQGTVIGSSPQMSGMAALAAAAAATQKIPPASAPTVLSVPAGATIVKTVAVTPGATTLPATVKVASSPVMVSNPATRMLKTAAAQVGTAGTSPAATNAATRPIITVHKSGTVTVAQQAQVVTTVVGGVTKTITLVKSPISVPGGSALISNLGKVMSVVQTKPVQSSAVTGQASSGPVTQIIQTKGPLPAGTILKLVTSGEGKPTTILTSTQAGAGAAKPPTILGISSVSPSTTKAGTTTIIKTIPMSAIITQSGATGVTSSPGIKSPITIITTKVMTSGTGTPAKIITAVPKLGGGHGQQGVTQVVLKGAPGQPGTILRTVPMGGVRLVTPVTVSAVKPTVTTLVVKGTTGVTTLGTVTGTVSTSLAGGAGGHSATASLATPITTLGTIATLSSQVLNPAAITATAAGGGLGTPTITMQPVSQPTQVTLITTPSGVEAQPVHDLPVSILASPTAEGPPAATSAGVTLSEATPAEATAGTVTLVCSNPPCETHETGTTNTATTSLVATVGTGGGQQQLQLLCEDTGGGTALPPPPRACSNPPCETHDTGTTNTATTAAGTARLGTPGGPPCPTQQTVATGTTMTARLCPPPAAVPEGGGTAGGTCQTQEVTSPPCQTPWGQPEVGTATNVVTAATTGSCETPVGTRLCSNPPCETHETGTTNTVTVTGSQLCSNPPCETHETGTTNTVTVTGSQLCSNPPCETHETGTTNTVTVTGSQFCSNPPCETHETGTTNTVTVTGSQLCSNPPCETHETGTTNTVTVTGSQFCSNPPCETHETGTTNTVTVTGSQFCSNPPCETHETGTTNTVTMTAARPPCSNPPCETHETGTTNTVTTTAPRPPCSNPPCETHETGTTNTVTTTGTRFCSNPPCETHETGTTNTATTTTATSESGTSVPPPRGVPPCSNPPCETHETGTTNTVTMTSSQLCSNPPCETHETGTTNTATTATAGSRQGDTTTATSAATTSAATTTTTGGSPPCATPPCEPEPGATSTATTTAGSPPCQGHQSGATSSEGVTPPPPCATSATSPPRACSNPPCETHETGTTATATTVTASMGASQEPPPPAANGQGEGEAPPAEGGGPPVPPGTPSPGPSGAGTPQPRAVTTVTQSTPAPGPAVPTISSLTESPPAPPETPPSTAPTPPGDPHPPPAPSPAPAPAPSPPGPEAAAAEPGGGSPEPLAVVVLPPPGGDGGGPEGLALPPELLAEAGGAGGPPGLTPEELAVTAAAEAAAAAAASEEAQAQALAIQAVLQAAQQAVMGTSEPLEPGEPGGGPPELGAALGVSEGAGGAGGALPLVLTQQELAALVQHQQHLAETGTAPPATPAPPPPQAAAPPPHLPTEALAPADSLNDPAGDSNGLGELGGAPPAGLLIPPGDGLAPSSAFVAPPGPAVAPSPAKLQAAAALAEVANGIESTPVKPEPGAPPKALPKKENQWFDVGVIKGTTMMVTHYFLPPEDGPVPDDDPSGVPDHSQLRRQELQPGTAYKFRVAGLNACGRGPFSELSAFKTCLPGFPGAPCAIKISKSPDGAHLTWEPPSVTSGRIAEYSVYLAIQGGPGGGPEARGGGAQLAFMRVYCGPSPSCLVPASSLASAHIDHTTKPAIIFRIAARNDKGYGPATQVRWLQESSKDGAAGKPGSKRPLASPDLKSAPKKPKAEGQ